A region of Toxorhynchites rutilus septentrionalis strain SRP chromosome 1, ASM2978413v1, whole genome shotgun sequence DNA encodes the following proteins:
- the LOC129767022 gene encoding RNA-binding protein 34-like: MGKKDKKLNKVSPQNNGVGVVKSFKRSKINVPEESMKLREVVQNFPNIVKQAKKDKAKDVFPEENNVEGQIPEIVEGVSAKKNKGSKKKRKQAVDISPELIEQPKIDKKQKKAKGASTKGHEKPKVIEADIGIDTSESEDEQESIDDATGNASSKSILSQPELDLEDGSPTNSKDEKDAEVKPKKRFPGPEHSIFIGNLPTTVKKSTMKTLFKQFGTILTIRFRSNDGVTLFKKKDKKESKALNCYVRFETREEAEAACCMNGELVEDNRIRVSLHSQKQVGHITSTVFVGNIHRKTTDNELYDFFSRVGDIEYVRQIADRCIGYVCFKKGVSIAKALKMNQQLLNGRPLRIMKVDPSLQSKRRNKKGNLVSKQKVLTSTTKNPPKANTDNKRKILQQEFHGTVAKNKNRKNTQKKKSSFEKKKKILAKKLIGAVRSNE; encoded by the exons ATGGGGAAgaaagataaaaaattgaacaaagtgAGTCCGCAAAATAACGGCGTCGGTGTAGTGAAAAGTTTCAAAAGGAGCAAAATCAATGTGCCGGAGGAGTCAATGAAGCTAAGGGAAGTTGTGCAAAATTTTCCGAACATTGTCAAACAGGCAAAAAAAGACAAGGCGAAAGATGTGTTTCCGGAAGAAAACAATGTCGAAGGGCAGATACCTGAAATCGTTGAGGGAGTCAGcgctaaaaaaaataaaggttcgaagaaaaagagaaagcaagCAGTCGACATTTCTCCGGAACTAATCGAACAGCCTAAAATTGATAAGAAACAAAAGAAAGCAAAAGGCGCCTCTACAAAGGGCCACGAAAAGCCCAAAGTTATTGAAGCAGACATTGGGATTGATACATCTGAAAGTGAAGATGAACAAGAATCAATTGATGATGCAACAGGAAATGCTTCCTCAAAGTCGATTTTAAGTCAACCTGAACTTGACCTAGAAGATGGCTCTCCCACGAACAGTAAAGACGAAAAGGATGCCGAAGTGAAACCGAAAAAGCGCTTTCCAG GTCCAGAGCACTCCATTTTTATTGGAAATCTTCCAACTACAGTGAAAAAGTCAACAATGAAAACATTGTTCAAACAATTCGGCACAATACTAACCATTCGTTTCCGTTCCAACGATGGCGTTacattgttcaaaaaaaagGATAAGAAAGAATCGAAGGCACTAAATTGTTATGTACGTTTCGAGACCAGAGAAGAAGCAGAAGCTGCATGCTGTATGAACGGTGAATTGGTAGAAGACAATCGTATCAGAGTATCATTGCACTCGCAAAAACAAGTTGGACATATCACGTCCACGGTATTTGTGGGTAACATCCATAGAA aGACAACCGATAATGAATTATACGATTTCTTCAGTCGAGTTGGTGATATCGAATACGTGCGTCAAATCGCTGACAGATGTATAGGATATGTCTGTTTCAAAAAGGGTGTTTCGATCGCGAAAGCACTGAAAATGAATCAACAATTGCTTAATGGGCGTCCATTGCGCATTATGAAGGTCGATCCTAGTCTACAATCCAAACGACGTAATAAGAAAGGGAATCTTGTCAGCAAACAAAAAGTATTGACCAGTACAACTAAAAATCCTCCGAAAGCAAACACTGATAACAAGAGGAAGATTTTGCAACAAGAATTCCATGGAACGGTggcgaaaaacaaaaacaggaaaaacacccaaaagaaaaaatcgagcttcgagaagaagaaaaagatacTCGCAAAAAAGCTCATAGGAGCGGTGAGAAGCaatgaataa